DNA sequence from the Carnobacterium funditum DSM 5970 genome:
TAGTAGAAGGCATCAACATACTTCAATTGCCAGCGAATGAGCAAATTTACATCAGTGATTTTTTTGATTTCTCTATCTATGTTGATGCTGAGCCTGCACAGATTGAAAAATGGTATTTAGAGCGATTTGGTACATTAATGGATACTGCATTTACAGATCCAAGCAACTATTATTACCCTTATGCTCAAGGTGATCGAGAAGATGCGTTTGTAATGGCTCGAGGCATCTGGGAAAAAGTGAATTTAAAAAATTTAACTGAATTTATTATGCCAACCCGAAATCGGGCAGATTTAATCTTGCATAAAAGTGGAAATCATTTTATTGACCGTTTATTACTTCGGAAATATTAAAAAAAGTCAGAAAAGCGTTTTCGACATATTGATTTGTCTACTCAGAGTCGATACAATGAAGCGTAACAGAGAATTATACTTAAAATAGATAACGAACTGTAAAAAAAAGAAAAATAGATGGGGTGAACTGCGTGGCAATAACGACTGATTTAACAAATGTTGAAAAGATTGTAGTGCTTGATTTTGGAAGTCAATACAATCAATTAATTACACGTCGTATTAGAGAATTCGGTGTGTTTTCTGAACTGATTTCTCACAAAGTAACAGCAAAAGAGCTAAGCAATATGAATGCAAAAGGCATTATTTTCTCAGGTGGACCGATGAGTGTATACGATGACGGTGCTTATTCTGTTGATCCTGCTATCTTTGAACTGGGAATTCCTATCTTAGGCATTTGTTATGGCATGCAGCTGATGACAACTGCACTAGGTGGAAAAGTAGAAGCCAGTTCAAATCGTGAATATGGAAAAGCTGGTATTCAAATAACGAATGCTCAGGCCCCTTTATTTAAAGGTTTAGCAAAAGAAGAGACCGTTTGGATGAGTCATGGCGATTTAGTCACTCAAGTTCCGACAGGTTTTGAAGTTGCAGCAACGAGTCCACATTGCCCAATTGCATCGATGGTTGATTCGAAAAGGAATTTTCATGCGGTTCAATTCCATCCAGAAGTACGTCACACGGAACAAGGAAATGCAATGCTAAAAAACTTTGCTTTTTCTGTTTGTGATTGCAAAGGAACGTGGAGCATCAGTAACTTTATCGATATTGAAATTGCAAAAATTCGTGAAACAGTTGGGACTAAAAATGTCTTATTAGCCTTATCTGGCGGAGTAGACTCAAGTGTTGTAGGAGTCTTATTGCAAAAAGCTATTGGAGAGCAATTGACGTGTATTTTTGTTGATCACGGCCTATTGCGTAAAAATGAAGGCGATCAAGTTATGGATAGTTTAGAAGGTAAATTTGGTTTAAATGTCATCAGAGTAGACGCTAAAAAACGCTTCATGGATAAACTAATTGGTGTTAGTGACCCAGAACAAAAACGTAAAATTATCGGAAATGAATTTATTTATGTTTTTGATGATGAAGCAACAAAACTAAAAGGGATTGAATTCTTAGCGCAAGGCACCCTTTATACGGATGTGATTGAAAGTGGAACAGATACAGCTCAAACCATCAAATCACACCATAACGTTGGCGGACTTCCTGAAGACATGCAATTCAAATTAATTGAACCATTGAACACGTTATTTAAAGATGAAGTACGTGAATTAGGAATTGAATTAGGTATGCCAGAAAGCTTAGTATGGCGTCAACCATTCCCAGGTCCTGGATTAGGTATTCGTGTACTTGGCGAACTAACTGAAGAAAAAATAGAAATCGTACGTGAAAGTGATGCTATTCTACGTGAAGAAATCGCATTAGCTGGACTTGATCGTGACGTGTGGCAATACTTTACCGTTTTACCTGGTATCCGTAGTGTTGGTGTGATGGGCGACGGACGGACGTATGATTACACTGTTGGTGTTCGTGCGGTTACTTCAATCGACGGTATGACAAGTGATTTTGCTCGTATCCCATGGGATGTCTTGCAAAAAATATCTGTCCGTATCGTAAACGAAGTTGCTCACGTTAACCGTATCGTGTACGACATAACGAGCAAACCACCTTCTACTATCGAGTGGGAATGAAAATAGAAAACCTGTTAGACGTTGGTAATTCAACGTTCTAACAGGTTTTTTTATTGCACTGGACTTAAATGGGACGTAATTTGTAAATCGTTTAATTGTTTGGCCATATCTTGTTTTTTTATAGATAACTATATCCTGAATAATTCATACTTTTTATGAAATGCTCTAGAAAAACTGTTCTAATGCTAGTTTTCGTTAATTTTCGCAGCACCCTTTGGGAGAGCAAAAAGAACCTGAATCTGCTAGGGTTAAAGCGACTAAACATAACCAAAGAAAGGGGTTCTCTTTATGGAAACTTTGCATAAAAATCGTTTGCCTTTCAATTCAAACATTACGGTATTTCACTCTGGTGGTAATTTATCCTCAGATTCTGGGTTGATATTAGTTAAGGAGTTCATGCACAACATTAATTTTTCTAACTTTTTGAAACAAAACCTCACTATTAATGAGAATTGACTTTACTATAATCATGCTAATCATTCAATCATTGAACAAATCATTTTCCAATTAATTGCTGGATATCAAACGGATTCTTCGGCTGACGTTTTATCAAAAGATCCCATTTTTCAGAACTTATTAGCTAAAGAGCAGCTTGCTTCACAACCGTTTATTTCTCGTTTATAGGATTGGTTAAGTCAGAAAAATATTTCTCGATTATAAGAAGTCAATCAAATCCTGATGGATAAAGCACATACTGCGCGTAATACAACTGAAATGATTTTCGATCTAGACTCAACACATTCGGATACCTTTGGCAATCAGGAAACATCGGGGTATAACGCCCATTACCAAACGAATGGCTATCATCCGCTTGTTGCTTTTGAAGGTCTGACCGGTGACTTTTTGAAAGCAGAACTTCGTTCTTGTAACGTTTACACAGTCAATGGTGTTGCAGATTTTGTCCGGCCACTTTTTGACCATTATCAAGAAATCGTACCTGTAAGCTCTATTCTAGTACGTGCAGATAGTGGTTTTGTAACTCCTGAATGATATAAGCTGTGTGAAGAATATCAAAAATTTTATGCTGTTCAAACGTTTAAAAAAAAAGCTAATTTCAAAGGGTCAGTGTGTCTAAAATTCTTGATTTCCCGACAAAAAAATTGATGACTTGGAAATTTGAAGTAAAATAAGTGAATCTAACAAACGAATGACCTGAAAGAAGTGGAAAATACACGAATTATTATTTTTTGAAGAAGTATGAATCAATCAGGACTGATAGTATTAATAAAAGTAGCCACCGACCAATTCATATCACAGAATTGACCAACGGCTACTTTTATTATCATGCAGTTTCATGAATGCTTGTTAGATCATTCAACCAATGTTCCAACAATCAGCAGACCATTTAACACGGAGCTGCCGTGCGGAGAACTGTTGATGGCGGTTGTGCAGTCGGTACCCGCTTGTACGCCATAATGATTTCCGTTCTGCCATTTATCCACATGGGTGACATCGTAGACGTTGCCGTCAACGGTGACATAGGCATCATTCCCGTTCTTTCCATCATATTGCGATAATTCATCAAGGGTAAAGTTTTTTGTATTCGATTGGGTACCAGAAGATGAAGCAATGTCGGATGAAGGTGTAGCTTCCGAGGATGAAACAACTGAACTGGCAGCACTACTGGTAGAAGCCTTCTCAATAGTAGTTTTCTGAGTCGTCCCGCATCCCACGAAAAGTAAGGATGCACCTAGTAAGAAGATAATCATTTTTAATTTATTGTTATTTTTCATTTTTGGTTCTCCTTTTTTTGATTCTTATCATTTTTTATAATCCAAATGATTCGAAGTGAATTTTTTGTTTTGAAACATTTTTGGAAACTAGCGCTGATTCAATGGTATGCATAAACTTTTTGGGACCGCAGAGAACAAACTCGCTAGTCGAACAGGGAACTTTAGTCGCTTCGAAAATAGTTTCCGTTTTTTCTGCATTCAAGTAACCGTTCTTGGTTGAATAAAAAGGAACGAATATGAAATTGGGCATATCTTTCTGGAAAGAAGCTAGTTCCGCTGCATAGGCAAGTTCATTCTCGTTGCGCAAACTCCAGATGAGTACTGTTTTATTTTTGAATTTTTTTTGGCGAAGGCTTTCCAAGATGCTCAACATAGGTGTAACACCAACACCTCCAGCAATCAGCACTAAGCTTTTTTCCGTTTTTTGGATGTCTTCCAGTGGCTGCCATAACCCACCATAAGGACCTTCGACGGTCACTTTCGTTCCAACCTTGATATGTTGGATGATATGCGTGTAATCCCCGGAATTTTTGATGGATACGGAAAGAACATGCGGATTTTCGGGTGCGGAAGTCAGAGAAAAAGGGTGTTCTTCAAAAGTGTATTTTTCATCCTTGACCCTTAAATAGATGAACTGTCCGGCGTTGTAATCAAAAATCTGTCCGTTTTCGGCTTCCAGCGTCAAGCTGACAAGCTGGTCAGTTTCATTCACTGCACTGGTTATGGTATAAATATTTTTATTTAATAGAAAACGTCTGATTAGCTTATGGTACACATAGAAGCTCAAAGATACGATGAAATAAAGGGCGTACATCATAGTCAACGTCATATCGGCCCGAACAACATAGGCGATGGTGATGACATGTACAGATAGTGAGATAATGGCAACAATAGTAAAATTATGCAGAAATTTCATAGTTCCGTATTTAGCGAATGCGAAATTTCCCAATGTATCCAACACTACGTTTATTATTTTGATTCTTCGTAGCCAGCCAGTCATGAAAAGCACAGATAAGACGGTCAACAGTAAGAATAGCATGATGGCAAAATCTCCAAAGACAGTCGAAAATTCGAACTCTCCCCAAGCAAGACTGGCCCATTCTTTATGCAACATGCCAAGCGCCAAAGCG
Encoded proteins:
- the guaA gene encoding glutamine-hydrolyzing GMP synthase, translating into MAITTDLTNVEKIVVLDFGSQYNQLITRRIREFGVFSELISHKVTAKELSNMNAKGIIFSGGPMSVYDDGAYSVDPAIFELGIPILGICYGMQLMTTALGGKVEASSNREYGKAGIQITNAQAPLFKGLAKEETVWMSHGDLVTQVPTGFEVAATSPHCPIASMVDSKRNFHAVQFHPEVRHTEQGNAMLKNFAFSVCDCKGTWSISNFIDIEIAKIRETVGTKNVLLALSGGVDSSVVGVLLQKAIGEQLTCIFVDHGLLRKNEGDQVMDSLEGKFGLNVIRVDAKKRFMDKLIGVSDPEQKRKIIGNEFIYVFDDEATKLKGIEFLAQGTLYTDVIESGTDTAQTIKSHHNVGGLPEDMQFKLIEPLNTLFKDEVRELGIELGMPESLVWRQPFPGPGLGIRVLGELTEEKIEIVRESDAILREEIALAGLDRDVWQYFTVLPGIRSVGVMGDGRTYDYTVGVRAVTSIDGMTSDFARIPWDVLQKISVRIVNEVAHVNRIVYDITSKPPSTIEWE
- a CDS encoding cytochrome b5 domain-containing protein, encoding MKNNNKLKMIIFLLGASLLFVGCGTTQKTTIEKASTSSAASSVVSSSEATPSSDIASSSGTQSNTKNFTLDELSQYDGKNGNDAYVTVDGNVYDVTHVDKWQNGNHYGVQAGTDCTTAINSSPHGSSVLNGLLIVGTLVE
- a CDS encoding ferredoxin reductase family protein, which encodes MKRKVIQIMILAVYFLSPLPIAFISLKGLNFSIAAPAFIGIISYTWLLSELITAARPKFIEKHFSLDKFHRFHGIMAIVALALGMLHKEWASLAWGEFEFSTVFGDFAIMLFLLLTVLSVLFMTGWLRRIKIINVVLDTLGNFAFAKYGTMKFLHNFTIVAIISLSVHVITIAYVVRADMTLTMMYALYFIVSLSFYVYHKLIRRFLLNKNIYTITSAVNETDQLVSLTLEAENGQIFDYNAGQFIYLRVKDEKYTFEEHPFSLTSAPENPHVLSVSIKNSGDYTHIIQHIKVGTKVTVEGPYGGLWQPLEDIQKTEKSLVLIAGGVGVTPMLSILESLRQKKFKNKTVLIWSLRNENELAYAAELASFQKDMPNFIFVPFYSTKNGYLNAEKTETIFEATKVPCSTSEFVLCGPKKFMHTIESALVSKNVSKQKIHFESFGL